A part of Limihaloglobus sulfuriphilus genomic DNA contains:
- a CDS encoding response regulator, protein MAIRVLLVDDSDIIREGISELISEEPDIEVVGEANDGIYALDAVREKRPDIVLMDISMPLMNGIEAAARIKAEIPDLKILALSVHHKCEYIQGMKSAGASAYILKENARSDLIPAIKKLTEN, encoded by the coding sequence ATGGCTATTAGAGTTTTGTTGGTTGACGACAGCGACATCATCAGAGAAGGCATCAGCGAATTAATATCCGAAGAACCGGATATTGAGGTTGTAGGCGAAGCCAATGACGGTATTTATGCTCTTGATGCGGTGCGGGAAAAAAGGCCGGATATTGTCCTGATGGATATAAGTATGCCGTTGATGAACGGGATCGAAGCCGCGGCAAGAATTAAGGCTGAAATACCTGATTTGAAGATTCTGGCACTTTCAGTTCATCATAAATGCGAATATATTCAGGGAATGAAATCAGCGGGGGCCTCTGCCTATATATTAAAGGAAAACGCCCGCTCAGACCTTATTCCCGCAATAAAAAAATTAACAGAGAATTAA
- a CDS encoding DNA-binding transcriptional regulator, giving the protein MKHQKKIALLIETSTSYGRTLIRGILKYANAAASWVFYNEPRGFADALPEAAVHDFDGLIMRDTPDNMKLLRLGIPAVVSIRHEKSIKGVPNIVSDSRLIGEMAAHYMLEKGFENLAYCGFDNMPWSHERQEAFIQTLPRGKEIHCFQQKKISDYGKQMQELADWLKSLPKPAGLMACNDVNGASIIEAAKLADVKIPQEVSILGVNNDDMICEMVSPQLSSISLDIGRAGYEAAKTLDRMLTGRFNAVEDIIIKPIKVITRESTNIPLLRDPDVAAALHYITKNSRSHLQVNDVAANVGINRRSLERKFRKVLNRTVYDEIKRSRIELMSKMLKETDISISEIAYNMGFNDANHIARYFKLETGISPHKFRQIYSE; this is encoded by the coding sequence ATGAAACACCAGAAAAAAATTGCATTGCTTATAGAGACATCAACCTCCTACGGTAGAACACTCATCAGGGGAATTCTCAAGTATGCCAATGCCGCCGCATCCTGGGTGTTTTATAATGAGCCGCGAGGATTTGCTGACGCCCTGCCCGAGGCGGCTGTACATGATTTTGACGGTTTAATAATGCGGGATACACCTGATAATATGAAACTGCTCAGACTCGGCATCCCGGCGGTGGTATCGATCCGTCACGAAAAAAGTATAAAAGGTGTCCCGAACATTGTAAGCGATTCCCGGCTCATAGGCGAAATGGCTGCTCATTATATGCTTGAAAAAGGTTTTGAGAACCTTGCCTATTGCGGCTTTGATAACATGCCCTGGTCGCACGAACGCCAGGAAGCATTCATCCAAACCCTGCCGCGGGGAAAGGAGATACACTGTTTTCAGCAGAAGAAAATATCAGACTATGGAAAACAGATGCAGGAGCTTGCCGACTGGCTCAAATCTCTGCCCAAACCTGCGGGGCTGATGGCCTGCAACGATGTCAACGGGGCCTCCATTATAGAAGCCGCCAAACTTGCCGATGTTAAAATACCCCAGGAAGTATCCATACTGGGGGTGAACAACGACGATATGATCTGCGAGATGGTATCACCGCAGCTCTCAAGCATATCTCTGGACATTGGCAGGGCGGGATACGAGGCGGCCAAGACTCTTGACCGTATGCTTACCGGACGGTTCAACGCAGTTGAAGATATAATAATAAAGCCAATAAAAGTAATAACACGGGAATCAACCAATATACCTTTGTTAAGAGATCCGGATGTTGCCGCGGCACTGCATTATATCACCAAGAACAGCAGGAGCCATTTGCAGGTAAACGATGTGGCCGCCAATGTAGGTATCAACAGACGAAGTCTCGAAAGAAAGTTCAGAAAAGTACTCAATAGAACGGTTTATGATGAAATCAAGAGAAGCAGAATTGAGTTAATGAGCAAAATGCTCAAAGAAACAGACATCTCGATATCTGAGATAGCCTACAATATGGGTTTCAACGATGCTAACCACATAGCAAGGTATTTCAAGCTGGAAACCGGCATCTCACCCCATAAGTTCAGGCAGATATACAGTGAATAA
- a CDS encoding bifunctional 4-hydroxy-2-oxoglutarate aldolase/2-dehydro-3-deoxy-phosphogluconate aldolase: MSDVFKEISECRIVATVVVEQADQAHILAQNLLDCGIKCIELTLRTENALSAIETVSRNYPEILVGAGTVLTCEQVERVCQAGARFAVAPGLNPAVVERASQANLPFAPGVCTPSDIEKAVELGCRYLKFFPAEPLGGIKYLKCMAAPYMHKGLRFMPLGGIKDENFMDYLKEDIVFAVGGSWLAPSSLISAGNWEGIKTRCLNAVEKIRNCSSVNGD; the protein is encoded by the coding sequence ATGTCTGATGTGTTCAAAGAAATTTCCGAATGCAGGATTGTTGCCACAGTCGTAGTTGAGCAAGCTGATCAGGCTCATATTCTTGCTCAAAACCTGCTTGATTGCGGTATAAAGTGTATTGAGCTGACTTTACGCACAGAAAACGCTCTTTCAGCCATCGAAACAGTCAGCCGAAATTATCCGGAGATTCTTGTGGGTGCAGGTACCGTTCTTACTTGTGAACAGGTAGAACGTGTCTGTCAGGCCGGGGCCAGATTCGCAGTTGCCCCGGGGCTCAACCCTGCGGTGGTTGAGAGGGCATCCCAGGCTAATCTGCCATTTGCGCCGGGTGTTTGTACGCCTTCTGATATAGAAAAGGCCGTTGAGCTTGGCTGCCGGTATCTTAAATTCTTTCCCGCAGAGCCGCTTGGAGGAATTAAATATCTAAAATGCATGGCAGCTCCCTATATGCATAAAGGGCTCAGGTTCATGCCATTGGGCGGGATCAAAGATGAGAACTTTATGGATTATCTCAAAGAAGATATAGTTTTTGCGGTCGGCGGCTCCTGGCTCGCTCCCAGCTCATTGATTTCCGCGGGAAACTGGGAAGGAATTAAAACCAGATGCCTCAACGCTGTGGAAAAGATACGAAATTGCAGTTCAGTAAACGGAGACTGA
- a CDS encoding sugar kinase, protein MKKVVTFGEIMGRISPAGFLRFRQALPGTMTMSFAGAEANVAASIAYMGGSASFVTSLPRNDITDACLAQLRAIGVDTSGVVVNNAGRLGLYYTENGSNQRPSRVIYDRAYSAISLTEPSQYDWESVFEGAGWFHVTGITPSLSKLAAEAAVYSVKKAKEKGLSVSCDLNFRSKLWRWDPSMSPAELARCTMESLLAYVDVLIANEEDASSVLGIQPANTDINSGRIDAQEYKQTAAQIAGMFPNITKIATTLRQNISASHNNWGAMLYDCTEKDSYYAPLKDGRYSPYSITHIVDRVGGGDSFAAALIYALNTEKAADLQEVLDYAAAASCLAHTISGDYNFNTREEIETLAAGNAAGRVVR, encoded by the coding sequence GTGAAAAAAGTAGTTACTTTCGGTGAAATAATGGGGCGAATTTCTCCTGCCGGTTTTCTCAGGTTCCGCCAGGCTTTGCCCGGAACAATGACGATGTCCTTTGCCGGAGCCGAGGCCAATGTCGCCGCCTCGATAGCATATATGGGAGGCAGCGCGTCGTTTGTGACTTCACTGCCCCGAAACGACATCACTGATGCCTGCCTGGCACAGCTGCGGGCAATAGGTGTAGATACGTCCGGTGTTGTCGTGAATAACGCCGGGCGACTGGGTTTGTACTACACCGAAAACGGCTCAAATCAAAGGCCCTCCAGAGTGATATACGACAGGGCGTATTCAGCGATATCCCTGACCGAGCCTTCTCAATATGACTGGGAATCTGTATTTGAAGGCGCCGGCTGGTTTCATGTTACCGGAATAACACCTTCGCTCTCTAAACTTGCGGCTGAGGCGGCGGTTTATTCGGTTAAAAAAGCCAAAGAAAAAGGCTTGAGCGTTTCATGTGATCTCAATTTCAGAAGTAAGCTCTGGCGTTGGGATCCGTCGATGTCGCCGGCAGAGCTGGCACGCTGCACAATGGAGAGTCTGCTGGCTTATGTGGATGTGTTGATTGCTAACGAGGAAGACGCCTCGAGTGTTCTTGGGATTCAACCGGCAAATACAGACATTAACAGCGGCAGAATTGATGCTCAGGAGTATAAGCAGACAGCCGCACAGATAGCCGGGATGTTTCCAAATATCACCAAAATCGCGACCACGCTAAGGCAAAACATATCCGCTTCGCATAACAATTGGGGGGCGATGCTTTATGACTGTACTGAGAAAGATTCTTATTATGCTCCGCTGAAAGACGGCAGATACAGCCCTTACAGCATCACTCATATCGTTGACAGAGTCGGCGGGGGAGATTCCTTTGCCGCGGCGCTGATCTATGCTCTCAATACTGAAAAGGCCGCGGATTTGCAGGAGGTGCTTGATTACGCCGCCGCCGCTTCCTGTCTGGCACATACGATATCAGGAGACTATAATTTTAATACCAGAGAAGAAATAGAGACTCTCGCGGCAGGTAACGCCGCGGGCAGGGTTGTAAGATAA
- a CDS encoding Nramp family divalent metal transporter, giving the protein MFKKIWLLLLSVGPGIFCIGYTIGTGSVTSMSKAGSQFGTELLWVLALSCLFSWVLMEAYGRYAVVTGDTAIHSFKTKLKFGKFFAVLAVAGVSVGQWCCLSGLVGLSSAAVYETLRLFFPSFEQGGYWPGLIIAVIIMAAMYIVLWFGTYSLFEKVLVFFVTILAVSFIVSMFIVLPSPSEIAGGFIPSIPDVEGAKLMIAAFVGTTMAAPTFVVRPLLVKSKGWSNGGFSQQQKDAAVSALMMFVVSGSIMLCAAGALFKEGKVITNVLDMANSLSPFAGRFAVALFLAGTLSAGLSSMLPIMMVAPLLISDYNKGRMVTRSVMFRCLTAAAALIGLTVPILGANPIAAQIATQVSQVFVLPLVIGCIIYLVNSREMRQHRAGWLLNSGLVLAFAYSLVMSYIALLGLKDFF; this is encoded by the coding sequence ATGTTTAAAAAGATATGGCTGCTTCTGCTCTCTGTAGGGCCGGGGATATTCTGCATAGGATATACGATTGGCACGGGCAGCGTTACTTCGATGAGCAAGGCCGGCTCGCAGTTCGGCACTGAGCTTTTGTGGGTTCTGGCTTTGAGCTGCCTGTTTTCGTGGGTATTGATGGAGGCTTACGGCAGGTATGCGGTGGTAACCGGAGATACCGCTATTCACAGTTTCAAGACTAAGCTGAAGTTTGGAAAATTCTTCGCCGTTCTTGCTGTTGCCGGAGTCAGTGTCGGCCAGTGGTGCTGTCTTTCCGGTCTGGTAGGTTTGTCGTCTGCGGCGGTTTATGAAACGCTGCGGCTGTTTTTCCCCTCATTTGAGCAGGGGGGATATTGGCCGGGGCTGATAATAGCAGTTATTATTATGGCGGCCATGTATATAGTGCTGTGGTTTGGGACATATTCTCTTTTTGAGAAAGTTCTGGTGTTTTTTGTAACTATTTTAGCCGTCAGTTTTATTGTCTCTATGTTTATAGTGCTTCCGTCTCCTTCAGAGATCGCCGGCGGATTTATTCCCTCTATCCCCGATGTTGAAGGGGCTAAACTAATGATAGCGGCTTTTGTCGGTACGACTATGGCAGCGCCCACTTTCGTTGTAAGACCTCTGTTGGTAAAGAGTAAGGGCTGGTCAAACGGCGGGTTTTCTCAGCAGCAGAAGGATGCAGCCGTTTCAGCATTGATGATGTTTGTTGTCAGCGGCTCGATTATGCTCTGCGCTGCGGGCGCACTGTTCAAAGAGGGTAAGGTAATAACAAATGTACTGGATATGGCAAACAGCCTCAGCCCGTTTGCGGGCAGGTTTGCCGTTGCTCTGTTTCTGGCGGGTACACTCAGCGCCGGGCTATCTTCCATGCTTCCGATAATGATGGTTGCTCCTCTGCTGATATCCGATTATAATAAAGGCCGGATGGTAACGCGTTCTGTTATGTTCCGCTGTCTGACCGCGGCAGCGGCATTGATCGGATTAACTGTGCCGATACTCGGAGCCAATCCGATCGCGGCCCAGATCGCGACCCAGGTATCGCAGGTATTCGTCTTGCCTCTGGTGATAGGATGTATTATATATCTCGTAAACAGCAGAGAGATGCGGCAGCACCGTGCCGGTTGGCTGCTCAACAGCGGTCTGGTGCTTGCATTCGCGTATTCTCTGGTAATGTCATATATCGCATTGTTAGGTTTAAAAGATTTCTTTTAA
- a CDS encoding sialidase family protein yields the protein MFRFCLIMAVFMCVQVQAKTFFNAPDVIYPGDENYQNIESRKFQGIPSLAVSPGGRIWVTWYAGPTAGEDKNNYVVLATSGDGGKNWQEILIIDPDGAGPVRAFDPEIWLDPQGKLWLFWAQHFAHDKMNPHAGVWAMVTNEPDSSGAKWSSPRRLTEGIMMCKPTVLSSGRWLLSASTWRETDYSARAVASDDGGRSLEVIGACNVPVDVRSFDEHMIVERKDGSLWMLVRTKYGIGESVSDDGGKTWPELEPCEISHPSARFFIRRLDSGNLLLVKHGPIDERTGRSRLMAFISKDDGKTWQGGLMIDEREGVSYPDGQQVNDGRIYITYDYSRTGDQDILMAVFTEEDVIAGKAVSGKTRFRVPVNSTADNSVE from the coding sequence ATGTTTCGCTTTTGTTTAATTATGGCGGTTTTTATGTGTGTGCAGGTTCAGGCTAAAACTTTTTTCAACGCGCCGGATGTTATTTATCCGGGAGATGAAAACTATCAGAATATAGAAAGCCGTAAGTTTCAGGGAATTCCCAGTCTCGCGGTAAGCCCCGGCGGGCGTATCTGGGTTACCTGGTACGCGGGCCCGACAGCGGGGGAAGATAAAAACAATTATGTCGTTCTGGCAACCAGCGGCGACGGAGGCAAAAACTGGCAGGAAATTTTAATCATCGATCCGGACGGAGCCGGGCCGGTAAGGGCGTTTGACCCTGAAATCTGGTTAGACCCGCAGGGGAAATTGTGGCTGTTCTGGGCGCAGCATTTTGCCCATGATAAGATGAACCCTCATGCCGGTGTCTGGGCGATGGTTACAAACGAGCCTGATAGCAGCGGCGCAAAGTGGTCTTCGCCGCGGCGGCTGACAGAGGGTATCATGATGTGCAAGCCAACTGTTCTTTCAAGCGGCCGATGGCTGCTATCCGCATCTACCTGGCGAGAAACAGATTACAGCGCCAGGGCGGTTGCCTCTGATGATGGCGGACGCAGTCTTGAGGTTATCGGAGCCTGCAATGTGCCGGTGGATGTACGCAGTTTCGATGAACATATGATTGTTGAGCGTAAAGACGGCTCTCTGTGGATGCTTGTCAGGACAAAATACGGTATCGGCGAAAGCGTTTCAGATGACGGCGGAAAGACCTGGCCGGAGTTAGAACCTTGCGAGATATCGCATCCATCCGCGAGATTTTTCATCAGGCGGCTGGATTCAGGTAATCTTCTTCTGGTCAAGCACGGCCCGATTGACGAACGTACAGGCCGCAGCCGGCTTATGGCGTTTATTTCTAAAGATGACGGTAAAACCTGGCAGGGCGGGCTGATGATTGACGAGCGTGAGGGCGTTTCATACCCGGACGGTCAGCAGGTAAATGACGGTCGAATCTATATTACTTATGATTATTCCCGAACAGGGGATCAGGATATTCTGATGGCGGTATTTACCGAAGAAGATGTTATTGCGGGCAAAGCCGTATCCGGTAAAACCAGGTTCAGGGTGCCGGTTAACTCGACGGCGGATAATTCGGTTGAATAA
- a CDS encoding FAD-dependent oxidoreductase yields MLKFKLLILALFISIQPVFSGYPETVKETARDIPVIDSVDVVVVGGSTGGVSAAIAAAREGASVFLAGGATYLGDDMCSTYQLWLEDGEKPLNSLAEKIYAADETDESSGRYVTPRPMHVKRTLENALLNAGVRFLFSTYGCDLVFSEGGELVGVCIVNRSGRQVILCKTVIDATGNAAMARMAGVKVRAAADGKGEFKRVVLGGTAAVNENIVSSRALKSPHWQPRLEKVPETEGKAWKVGPPEDWDGNMIEYTLSLPMPDQSFESFAKAQQRARDATWSPDQFDASAQLYYVLQESIVCRKRLSGSFAADSVSLDCFRPENADNLYVLGGCADLERNLAKKLIRPVNLMLVGERIGRAAAKESSARVEIKMPEKADFLPQLPARGSNRGELREVLSGLRMTQAPQASIKSTERNIPVLGRYDVVVVGGGTGGAPAAISSARNGMKTLVVEYQNGLGGVSTLGMIGIYWYGNRAGFTAEIDEGVKSMGPKGQVPKYNYVDVWNAEYRMEWFRKEILEAGGEIWFNATGCGALVENDKTRGVIVATPHGRGVVLCDVVIDSTGSADIAIAAGADYNYTDAEHAAMQGTGLPYKDIHNTGKNTPWYTNTDYTFVNEADMLDVWRAFIGAREKFSEHYDLSTIIDSRERRRIVGDYELDPLDVINDRTFDDTINLSRSNFDSHGYTIHPFFMLKAPDKKAIEVRVPYRCLIPKALDNMLVTGLGISAHRDSIPLVRMQPDIQNQGYAAGAAAAMAVKAKCSVRDIDIRRLQMHLVGKGCIPAGILEEKESAPLTLEELEDKVAKVTENYEGLGHILERPQDSIPLLREAYRNAENDEEKLVYAHILGVMNDHFSADYLIEYVSQNPWDEGWNFTGMGQFGASMSYLDSVIIALGRTGDKRAIEPIIEKTRRLGGKSQFSHYRAVAVAFETLGDKRAARPLAELLGKEGMTGHTVTLDDIQSEERKYFTDRSLSLREIVLARALFRCGDYNGLGRKILEEYAKDLRGLYSRHAVSILRQNQD; encoded by the coding sequence ATGTTAAAGTTTAAGTTGCTTATCCTGGCTTTGTTTATCTCAATACAACCTGTATTTTCCGGTTATCCGGAAACTGTTAAAGAAACCGCCCGCGATATCCCCGTGATAGACTCTGTTGACGTTGTTGTTGTCGGCGGCTCTACCGGCGGTGTCTCCGCGGCAATCGCGGCAGCCCGAGAGGGGGCATCTGTCTTTCTTGCGGGCGGGGCAACATACCTTGGCGATGATATGTGTTCTACGTACCAGCTTTGGCTCGAAGATGGCGAAAAGCCTCTTAACAGTCTGGCTGAAAAGATTTACGCCGCTGATGAAACGGATGAATCTTCTGGAAGATATGTAACGCCGCGGCCGATGCACGTAAAAAGAACACTTGAAAACGCCCTGCTTAATGCGGGTGTGCGTTTTCTGTTTTCAACGTACGGCTGCGATCTTGTCTTTTCCGAGGGAGGCGAGCTTGTCGGGGTGTGCATTGTCAACCGCTCCGGCAGGCAGGTGATTCTCTGTAAAACCGTAATCGATGCCACCGGCAACGCCGCGATGGCTCGCATGGCAGGTGTAAAGGTCAGGGCCGCAGCCGACGGCAAAGGTGAGTTTAAACGTGTGGTTCTGGGCGGGACTGCGGCTGTGAACGAGAATATTGTATCCTCCAGAGCTCTCAAGTCGCCGCACTGGCAGCCAAGGCTTGAGAAGGTTCCCGAGACCGAAGGTAAAGCCTGGAAAGTCGGGCCGCCCGAAGACTGGGACGGAAACATGATCGAGTACACGCTGAGTTTGCCTATGCCTGATCAATCCTTTGAATCTTTTGCCAAAGCTCAGCAGAGGGCCCGCGATGCGACATGGAGCCCTGATCAGTTTGACGCGTCAGCGCAGCTTTATTATGTGCTGCAGGAAAGCATAGTCTGCCGAAAGAGGCTGTCAGGCTCATTCGCAGCCGACTCGGTAAGCCTTGACTGTTTCAGGCCCGAAAATGCTGATAATCTCTACGTGCTTGGCGGATGCGCAGACCTGGAGAGGAATCTGGCAAAAAAACTTATTCGCCCTGTTAATCTGATGCTGGTGGGCGAAAGAATCGGCAGAGCCGCGGCGAAAGAGTCATCCGCCCGGGTTGAAATTAAGATGCCCGAAAAGGCGGACTTTTTGCCTCAATTGCCCGCACGCGGCAGTAATCGGGGCGAACTTCGTGAAGTTTTATCCGGACTGCGAATGACCCAGGCTCCGCAGGCGTCTATAAAAAGCACTGAACGGAATATCCCTGTACTTGGCCGGTATGACGTGGTAGTGGTCGGCGGCGGAACCGGCGGCGCTCCTGCGGCGATATCTTCTGCCAGAAACGGTATGAAAACGCTGGTTGTTGAGTATCAGAACGGTCTGGGCGGCGTGAGCACTCTGGGCATGATCGGTATCTACTGGTACGGCAACAGAGCCGGGTTTACTGCCGAAATCGACGAAGGCGTAAAATCCATGGGCCCAAAGGGACAGGTTCCCAAATACAATTATGTTGATGTCTGGAACGCAGAGTATCGCATGGAATGGTTTCGAAAAGAGATTCTCGAAGCCGGCGGCGAGATATGGTTTAACGCAACAGGCTGCGGCGCATTGGTTGAAAACGATAAGACCAGAGGCGTCATCGTCGCAACGCCGCACGGAAGGGGCGTTGTTCTTTGTGATGTGGTTATCGACAGCACCGGCAGCGCGGATATAGCTATCGCGGCGGGGGCTGACTATAACTACACAGACGCCGAACACGCGGCGATGCAGGGGACGGGCCTGCCTTACAAAGATATTCACAACACTGGCAAAAATACACCCTGGTACACCAACACCGACTATACATTTGTCAACGAGGCTGATATGCTCGATGTCTGGCGTGCTTTTATCGGCGCCAGGGAGAAGTTCAGCGAACATTATGACCTTTCAACAATCATAGATTCACGCGAGCGTCGCAGGATTGTCGGCGATTATGAGCTGGATCCGTTAGACGTTATAAATGACAGGACGTTTGACGATACAATAAATTTGAGCAGGAGCAATTTCGATTCTCACGGCTATACAATACACCCGTTTTTCATGCTCAAAGCCCCCGATAAAAAGGCGATTGAGGTTCGTGTGCCCTATCGATGCCTTATCCCCAAAGCGTTGGATAATATGCTCGTTACCGGCCTTGGTATAAGTGCACACCGCGATTCCATACCGCTTGTGCGTATGCAGCCGGATATCCAGAATCAGGGTTATGCCGCCGGTGCGGCAGCGGCGATGGCGGTAAAAGCCAAATGTTCAGTACGTGATATTGATATACGCCGGCTGCAGATGCATCTTGTTGGAAAGGGCTGCATCCCGGCGGGTATTCTCGAAGAAAAAGAGTCTGCTCCGCTGACTCTCGAAGAACTCGAGGACAAAGTGGCTAAGGTAACTGAAAACTACGAGGGCCTGGGCCATATACTTGAGAGGCCGCAGGACTCAATCCCTCTGCTTCGTGAGGCATACAGAAATGCCGAAAATGATGAGGAGAAGCTGGTTTATGCCCATATTCTGGGTGTTATGAACGATCACTTCAGCGCGGATTATCTTATTGAATACGTTTCTCAAAATCCATGGGACGAGGGCTGGAACTTCACAGGTATGGGCCAGTTCGGCGCCAGTATGAGTTACCTGGACAGTGTGATAATAGCTCTGGGCAGAACAGGAGACAAACGCGCGATTGAGCCGATAATTGAAAAGACCCGCCGGCTGGGCGGCAAATCCCAGTTTTCGCATTACCGCGCGGTTGCTGTGGCTTTTGAGACGTTAGGCGATAAAAGGGCCGCCAGACCTCTGGCCGAGCTGCTTGGTAAAGAGGGTATGACCGGCCATACGGTAACGCTCGATGACATACAGTCAGAAGAAAGAAAGTATTTTACCGACAGATCTCTGTCTCTGCGGGAAATTGTCCTGGCAAGGGCGCTTTTCAGGTGCGGCGACTACAACGGCCTTGGCAGAAAGATTCTCGAAGAATACGCCAAAGACCTTCGGGGGCTTTATTCCCGTCACGCTGTAAGTATCCTTCGGCAGAACCAGGATTGA
- a CDS encoding sialate O-acetylesterase, whose protein sequence is MKKQICCIIVSLIILTGSVFAQIELNSVFDSGMVLQRNTTVNIWGKASAGAQVTITGSCMVNPVTVRAGSGGQWQAGLETKGAGGPYNLIITDRKDNSAIELTDILCGEVWLCSGQSNMAMSVGNSNDAQEEIANADYPNIRLFQIPRLSSPDKQDDVNAKWQVCSPENIPDFSAAGYYFGRKLHKELNVPIGLIHSSWGGSRIEAWIPTLGYEDLDRLSGIYEEIKAKTPGSSEYNSKLKEAMASVEKWQKEALQALKDGKAVNDLPAVSLNLQQGNHGIQGLYNAMIHPIVPYTIKGVIWYQGESNRLDGMLYYEKMKALIGGWRSVWNQGDFPFYYVHLAPYRYADDEWLPLVWEAQLHSLTIPNTGMAVTNDIGNYQDIHPKNKQDVGKRLALWALAKDYGKTALVYSGPLFKSADFAGGKAVVKFDHSGSGLTTRDGKAPDWFEVAGDDGVFHKANAEITGKDTVTVWSEEVTSPKIVRLGWNKRATPNLMNKEGLPTPAFSSDIQTRLLPEGENFALNKPYTCTNENTHGTAWRQGLNDGSWAENSVNCFASNESDKFPKYATIDLEQIKTVSKVYIGVPAFGSTRNVEIQLSTNAKDFKTVGKYEFSLKKSEKALISFPPQQARYVRVAYLDTYKTRVNYNENFVFTTEVEVYKE, encoded by the coding sequence ATGAAAAAGCAAATTTGTTGTATTATTGTTAGTCTTATAATTTTAACCGGCTCTGTATTTGCGCAGATTGAACTTAATTCCGTCTTTGACAGCGGCATGGTGCTTCAGCGGAATACTACAGTCAATATCTGGGGAAAGGCCTCTGCCGGAGCCCAGGTAACAATAACGGGCAGCTGCATGGTTAATCCGGTTACTGTACGTGCCGGCAGCGGCGGCCAATGGCAGGCCGGGCTTGAGACAAAAGGCGCCGGCGGGCCTTACAATCTGATTATAACAGACCGCAAAGACAACAGCGCTATCGAACTAACCGATATACTCTGCGGCGAGGTATGGCTGTGCAGCGGCCAGTCGAACATGGCGATGAGCGTAGGAAACTCTAATGATGCCCAGGAAGAAATCGCCAACGCGGATTACCCGAACATCCGGCTGTTTCAGATCCCAAGACTATCAAGCCCTGACAAGCAGGACGATGTTAACGCAAAATGGCAGGTATGCTCACCAGAAAACATACCCGATTTCAGTGCGGCGGGGTATTACTTTGGCCGTAAACTGCATAAAGAGCTCAATGTTCCGATAGGCCTTATCCATTCTTCATGGGGCGGCTCCAGAATAGAGGCATGGATACCTACTCTCGGCTATGAAGACCTGGACAGGCTCAGCGGCATCTATGAAGAGATAAAGGCCAAAACCCCGGGCAGCAGCGAATACAACAGCAAGCTCAAAGAAGCGATGGCAAGTGTTGAAAAGTGGCAAAAAGAAGCCCTCCAGGCTCTAAAAGACGGCAAGGCCGTAAACGACCTGCCGGCGGTCTCGTTGAACCTGCAGCAGGGCAACCACGGCATACAGGGCCTCTACAACGCAATGATCCACCCGATAGTACCATATACAATCAAAGGGGTAATCTGGTATCAGGGCGAGTCAAACAGGCTCGACGGTATGCTTTACTACGAGAAGATGAAAGCCCTGATCGGCGGCTGGAGAAGTGTCTGGAACCAGGGCGATTTCCCCTTCTATTACGTGCATCTGGCTCCGTACAGATACGCAGATGATGAATGGCTCCCGCTTGTCTGGGAGGCTCAGCTGCATTCGCTGACTATACCCAACACCGGCATGGCGGTAACCAACGACATCGGAAATTATCAGGATATCCACCCAAAAAACAAACAGGACGTGGGCAAGAGGCTCGCCCTGTGGGCACTGGCAAAAGACTACGGAAAAACGGCTCTGGTATATTCCGGCCCGTTGTTCAAATCTGCCGATTTCGCCGGCGGCAAAGCCGTTGTAAAATTTGACCACAGCGGCAGCGGCCTGACCACACGTGACGGCAAAGCCCCCGACTGGTTTGAAGTTGCCGGAGACGATGGTGTGTTCCACAAGGCCAACGCCGAAATAACAGGCAAAGATACAGTGACTGTATGGTCAGAAGAAGTTACTTCTCCGAAAATCGTTCGCCTCGGCTGGAACAAAAGGGCAACGCCGAACCTGATGAATAAAGAAGGCCTGCCCACACCCGCTTTCAGCAGTGACATACAAACGCGGCTTCTGCCAGAGGGCGAGAACTTCGCTCTGAACAAACCGTACACCTGCACAAATGAAAATACACACGGCACGGCGTGGAGACAGGGACTCAACGACGGCAGCTGGGCAGAAAACTCTGTAAACTGCTTCGCGTCAAATGAGAGCGACAAATTCCCCAAATACGCGACAATTGATCTTGAACAGATAAAAACCGTAAGCAAGGTATATATCGGCGTGCCGGCGTTTGGCTCTACGCGAAACGTAGAGATACAGCTCAGCACCAACGCAAAGGACTTTAAAACCGTCGGCAAATATGAATTCAGCCTTAAAAAGAGCGAAAAGGCATTGATTTCATTCCCGCCGCAACAGGCTCGCTACGTCAGAGTCGCCTATCTGGACACCTACAAAACTCGCGTCAATTACAATGAAAATTTCGTATTCACTACCGAGGTAGAGGTTTACAAAGAATAA